A genomic segment from Marinilabiliales bacterium encodes:
- a CDS encoding DUF1460 domain-containing protein: MNRNMIIMALILLVSCQERRHPEHQDDLIVGAMNVTATEGDTLFYDKVMKQLLEEAGPDWDIGRRMVLAGKMFLGTPYVASTLEVEGDEHLVINLLGVDCTTLVEYVTAMALCSAGDRQGSAGDRQGSAGEQQGSAGDQQNSVGDRQGPAGDRHGFGCFARQLAELRYRGGMIDGYPSRLHYFTEWLKDNERKGYIDIISDEAGNRKLDTKVGFMTANPGSYRQLEEDASLVYVMAGIEKWISAYDMRYISRDQIDDIAPLINDGDIIAFVSDIEGLDVSHTGLAIFVDERLHFLHASSRSQEVEITTVPLSEYLADSSRIPGILVARVKPVAD; this comes from the coding sequence ATGAACCGGAACATGATCATAATGGCTTTGATACTGCTGGTTTCTTGCCAGGAACGAAGGCATCCTGAACATCAGGATGATTTGATCGTCGGCGCCATGAATGTTACTGCCACGGAGGGTGATACACTCTTCTATGACAAGGTGATGAAGCAGTTGCTGGAGGAGGCTGGCCCCGATTGGGATATCGGCCGGCGGATGGTGCTGGCGGGAAAGATGTTTCTCGGCACACCCTATGTTGCGTCAACTCTTGAGGTCGAAGGCGACGAGCACCTGGTTATCAACTTGCTGGGAGTGGATTGTACAACACTTGTTGAATACGTAACTGCCATGGCGCTCTGTTCAGCAGGTGACCGGCAGGGTTCAGCAGGTGACCGGCAGGGTTCAGCAGGTGAACAACAGGGTTCAGCCGGCGATCAGCAGAATTCAGTGGGTGACCGGCAGGGTCCGGCCGGCGATCGGCATGGATTCGGCTGCTTCGCCCGGCAACTCGCCGAACTCCGGTACCGCGGCGGGATGATAGATGGCTATCCCTCACGGCTCCATTATTTCACTGAATGGCTGAAGGACAATGAAAGGAAGGGCTACATTGATATTATAAGCGATGAGGCCGGCAACAGGAAACTTGATACCAAAGTGGGCTTTATGACTGCCAACCCCGGTTCATACAGGCAACTGGAGGAGGATGCCTCACTGGTATATGTGATGGCTGGAATTGAGAAGTGGATCTCTGCTTACGATATGAGGTATATTTCCAGGGACCAGATTGATGATATTGCTCCACTGATCAATGATGGTGATATTATAGCCTTTGTTTCAGATATAGAGGGGCTTGATGTTTCGCATACCGGACTTGCAATTTTTGTGGATGAAAGACTTCACTTTCTTCATGCATCATCCAGATCGCAGGAGGTAGAAATTACAACGGTGCCATTGTCGGAATATCTCGCTGACAGCAGCAGGATACCTGGCATTCTTGTGGCCAGGGTAAAACCTGTCGCGGATTAA